GGTCCACCCTGGATCGCGACCTCGCCCTGGCTCATGCGCCGGCTGATCTGTTCCGGCCCGGCCCAGAAGGTTGAGTCCAATCCGCCTTCCTTGGCCAGGGCGTTGACCACCCCGCCCTGGGCCGTCTCCGCCAGCAGGCGCAGGGCGCGATACAGGTTGGACTTGCCGCTGCCGTTGGCGCCGGTGATCAGGTTCAGCCTCCCCAAGGGCATCACCAGTTTGTTGATGGAGCGGTAATTGGCCACCGCCAGGGTCTTGAGCATGTCGAGTCTCCTGTTGCGTGGCGCGCAGTGTGCCTCATTTGTCGAAGGGCGGCTGGTTCGCCGCCGCCTCTTCGGCCACCAGGACCCTGTGTTTCAGGAGCCCCGTGCAAGGGTTGAACCCTGTTCTAAGCTCACAGTCGTAACGTCACGGGCGCTACGAACACGCACAAGGAGTCTGCATGACCGGTCTCAATTCGAAGTGGATGGTGGGGCTGGGGCTGCTGGCTCTGCTCGGTGGCTGCGGGGCGGAAAAACCGACCGAGAAGGAGCACCCGCGGGTGCGGATCCAGTCGGTGCAGAGCAGCGATTTTGCGCCTTCGGTGACCCTCACCGGCGACATTCAGGCCCGGGTGCAGACCGAGTTGTCGTTCCGTGTGGGCGGCAAGATCATCCAGCGCCTGGTGGATGTCGGCGACCGGGTGTCTGCCCGGCAGGTGCTGGCCCGGCTCGACCCCAAGGACCTGCAGACCCAGGTCGACTCCGCCGCCGCCTCGGTGTTCGCCGAGCAGGCCCGGGTCAAGCAGGCCGGTGCGGCCTTTGTCCGCCAGCAGAAACTCTTGCCCAAGGGCTACACCAGCCAGAGTGAATACGACTCGGCCCAGGCCGCCCTGCGCAGCAGCCAGAGCGCCTTGAGCGCGGCCCAGGCGCAACTGGCCAATGCCCGCGAACAGTTGGGCTACACCGAACTGGTGGCCGAGGCCCCGGGGGTGATCACCGCGCGCCAGGCCGAGGTCGGCCAGGTGGTGCAGGCCACCATGCCGATCTTCAGCCTGGCCCGGGACGGCGAGCGCGACGCGGTGTTCAACGTCTACGAGTCGCTGTTGATGGAGCCGCCGGGCCAGGAAACCATCCACATCAGCCTGCTGGACAACCCCAAGGTCACCACCACCGGCAAGGTCCGCGAAGTGACCCCGGTGGTTTCGGCCCAGAGCGGCACGGTGCAGGTCAAGGTGGTGCTCGACGCATTGCCGGCGGGCATGGACCTGGGGTCGGTGGTCAGTGCCACGGCCCGGGCCAACGGCAAGGCCAGCGTGGTGCTGCCCTGGTCGGCGTTGACCAAGAACCTCAGCGAACCGGCGGTGTGGCTGGTGGGCGAAGACGGCAAGACCTCGCTGCACAGCGTCAAGGTCGGGCGTTACCTGACCGGCAAGGTGATCATCAGTGATGGCCTCAAGGGCGGCGAAAAAGTGGTGGTGGCGGGCGGGCAGTTGTTGCATCCGGGGATGAAGGTGGAGATTGCCGCCAGCCACAACGATCAGGGAGCGCAGCCATGAAGCGCCTGCTGCCACTGTTGTGCGCCGCCGCCCTGCTGCCGGGCTGCTCCAGGGAAGAACCGGCACCGGAGCCGGTGCGTCCGGTGCTGTCGATCCGGGTGGTGTCGCAGTCCGAGGAAAGCCTGGGGCGCTTTGCCGGCAACATCCAGGCCCGTTATGAAACCAACCTGGGCTTCCGGGTGCCGGGGCGC
This genomic stretch from Pseudomonas sp. Os17 harbors:
- a CDS encoding efflux RND transporter periplasmic adaptor subunit, which gives rise to MTGLNSKWMVGLGLLALLGGCGAEKPTEKEHPRVRIQSVQSSDFAPSVTLTGDIQARVQTELSFRVGGKIIQRLVDVGDRVSARQVLARLDPKDLQTQVDSAAASVFAEQARVKQAGAAFVRQQKLLPKGYTSQSEYDSAQAALRSSQSALSAAQAQLANAREQLGYTELVAEAPGVITARQAEVGQVVQATMPIFSLARDGERDAVFNVYESLLMEPPGQETIHISLLDNPKVTTTGKVREVTPVVSAQSGTVQVKVVLDALPAGMDLGSVVSATARANGKASVVLPWSALTKNLSEPAVWLVGEDGKTSLHSVKVGRYLTGKVIISDGLKGGEKVVVAGGQLLHPGMKVEIAASHNDQGAQP